TTTGTGGATTCAGCCATCAAGTCGCAGGCGATGGAGCTGACAAAGCAAAAGAAACCTTCAAAAGAAAATAAATGGAGGATAGCTCAAGATCTGCCTTACACAAGCAATACAGCAGGCACGAGTAGATTGTGGCCTCCTGCAAACAAGGCCGACAACCCTATGATTCACAATCCATTGCTCCGTCAAGAAAGGATGGGATGTGGCTGGTTCGCTGTTATCTTTGAATGGGAAGGGGTGATTGTCGAAGATGACCCTGAGTTGGAGAAGCAGGCCTGGCTGGTTCTgtcagaagaagaaggaaggtcaCCTCCACTGGCCTTCATTTTGAAGAGAATTGAGGGAATGAAGAATGAGCAGGCAATCTCTGAGGTTCTTTGCTGGTCACGAGACCCGACTGAGCTTAGACGTTTGGCCTCCCGGAAGGAGGAAATATATCAAAACCTTAAAAATGGCGGATTCTATCAGCTTCGATCTGGGTCTCAAGAGTTCATGACTACACTCCTAACCCACAAAATTCCACTTGCCTTGGCATCCACAAGGCCACGGAATGTCCTCCGAGAAGGAATTGAGGCTGTCGGCGTGCAGAGCTTCTTCAATGTGATTGTCGCAGCTGAGGACGTGTACAGAGGAAAACCTGATCCAGAGATGTTCCTATATACCGCACAGCTACTCGGTTTCATACCAGAAAGATGCATTGTTTTTGGGAATTCAAATTCGACTGTGGAGGCAGCACATGATGCGCGGATGAAGTGTGTGGCAGTTGCAAGTAAACACCCAGTCTATGAACTCCGTGCGGCTAACCGTGTAGTGAATCATCTGAGCGAATTATCTGTTGTCGACTTAAAGAAGCTCGCTGACATCGATTGGTATGAAGCAGAAGAACCAGAGGTCGAGATGGAAAGGGAATAGCATGGCGCATCTCCATTATCTCCATGATGATTTCTTCGAAATAGAAGAATTTTTAGTTGTACAGCTTATACTGCTTATTGTTTCCCTATTCCTGCAGTCAATCCATAATTCTTGATTCAAGTGGGAAATAGGACCTTAGCTCTTAGAATCATACACCATTCTCATGTGGATCCCTCCTTAAGACACTGTACATATTAAACCTGAATAAGGAGGGTAAATCATCTGCTGGTGCTCTTCATTGACCTTTACAATGTGGTGAAAATATATACTATCTCAATACTTGCAATGCTGGATTCTTCTAAAGTGATGTATCATTTTGTGTCATGAGAATTCCGTTCATAAGCAAGCAAGTTTGGTAAAGAGTTTATTTATATTATTCAATACATATAACGTCAAAACAAGTTTGATAAGAGTTTATTTATATTATTCAATACATATAAAAGtcaattaaatgaattaaatgaaTACTAGTttggtaagaatttatttatattattcaATACATATAAAgtcaattaaatgaataagtatgaacaattcattaaattaaatagatAAACATGAATGCATTATCAATTTTCATAAATATGGATTGTGAACGCCAATAGGTAGGTTCAGTGTGAATTCATCATTTTATGGATTGTGGACTTTTGTGAATAAAGGGTTTGTGAATTGTTGGTGGACCGTATTagtgaataatatttatgaattatattcatcaataaaataaatatatacaaaaattttaaaaataaataaataagtttaaaacttttaaattttaaataaatcaaataaatttaaattgaagtttaaattgagagttagataatatttaaatgaattaagtttaagtttgtaaaaaaaaaaaatcaagttaaacttaaataatgATTTCAACGACttagtttattttaaatttggCTTAACTCGATTATTTTATTAAATCTAAACATCATAAAATTTAACTTCTTGTAGCTGGTTCACCGGCCTAGTAGCATAGTGTACGTCTTAAAGGCAATTAACTATAGACGTGAGCAAAATCTCGGTTAAAGTAGAATAATTAGCTGAATCAAGAAGTTGGGTGGTTCTGTGAATTCAAAagcttgtttatttttaaatctagattatttctatttatttgatttgatctcgattttaaaattttgaatttggttaaattaattaattttatatggaTTTGGTTTGTTAGCAAAGTTCTATCGAtatgtcttttaaaaaaaaacaagttaaTTCGGTACTTTTCCTTGCAGCATGCAGTAGCAGTCCATATTTCTTCAataatattgtttttttttaaaaaaaaaaattatagtaagGTTAAGCTGTAGTCTGGAGGATCGATGGCAGGTAGAATTCTCAGCAACTCTTTGGTGGGAACTTGGAAGAAGCCAGTCAACTTTCTAAATTTTTCATGCCACTGAAACCTAATTAGGAAAAACTTAGAAATTAATGCCTAATTTTACCGACATCATCCAAATGTAACAGTTAGAGAAGTTCAAGATCATGCAAATTTTAAAGCAGGTAACAATACACCTTCGAACCATGGATGCTTAAGAGTACGCTGAACCATCATGTATATCTATATTTACCTTTTTCTATATTCATTCCACCTACGCTGAATGCTGATTAGAAATTAATAGCTAATTTCACCGACATCATCAAAATGTAACTGTAGGAAAGGTCAAGATCATGCAAATTTTGAAGCGTGTATATACTTTTGTTAGATGTGAGTTGTGTATAGATCATGCAAATTGAAATTAAATCTACAACTACCAGTGACTTGTAATAATGAAAGAATTACTTTCCATGGATCATAAACATCTTCCAATCTAATTGCTAAACAAGATATCATTTAAGCCATCCTAATTAATTTATGCAAGAAGAAAGCATTGCtgatatattaaaatttcttaaataGATCTCAGGTTAAGCATTTCATGTGTTGCTTTAAAACGAAATTACAAAAGTTTGACGATATAATAAAGACCTAATTGAAAGGATTTAGGGTTCCATCGAGTGGGATTTCTCATTTGAGACTGAGCAAGCTCCATCCCACAGCTCCCACAATTCATACCTTCTCCAAGAAAGGAAAATAACAGGTCCTAAGGTGGATGGCACCTACAATGATGCAACTTTGTGAGAAGAGAATGTGTAAGACCTCATATAATCTTCTTAGAAAGGGCGTATTTGGCTTGTAATGGAAACCGATGAAGATGAAGATTGAAATACAATAATTCTATCTTGTGAAATTACCAGGTAAAGAAGAGCAGGTTGAGGCGATTGGGTCAGTATTCCAGCAGACAAGGCGATAACCAATCCAATTGCATATCCGGAGAGTGCCCACCAAAAATACGTGCTCCTTTTTGTGGATGTTTTTTCTAATGGAATAGGGATGTCTCTACTCTTTCTATGATCAAAACAGAGAACCAACGCTAGAAGCATACCAGGAATAGCCTATCAAAACAAACACATGATTCACCAGGTCAGTTTTAAAATGTCACGAAATGACACAATATCATGTGAACATGCCAATTTAACTTTTCTTCTAACTTccaaatcatagaaaaattcAATGAAAAAAGTACAGTATATTGAAAAATAAGGCCGGGATATAGCTTTTGCTTCTCATGCAAAAGCATAAATTCAGATTCCAGCTTACATTGTATTAAATCaggcttaatttttttttaagaaaaacaaCTACAGAAATTGTACATGTATGTTGTTAAGAAAATGTAAAacgaattcatttttttttttgaaaataacatTACTGTTAAGCAAGGGGTGATCACTTCACAAATGCATAGCATCTCTATCCAGCAAAAAGAATTACTTTAAGCCAAGGGGGGTCATGACACAGCATGTATATTACTAAAATATAATTTACAAGGGGAAAAGAAATGGGTGATTTTGCTGGTTCATAAACTTGAAATTAGGCATTACAAATCTttcttagaattaagaaaaaACCATCATTAACTAAATCTAGCCATACATGCCAAGATCAAAGATGGAAAGCAATAGTTAATTTCATGCACAGATGGGCAAGGACTGAGTTAGTTTACATCTGTTCTGCCAGGTACCATAATGACAACTAAAGAATCTACTGAGCTATGCAATTTTAGTTTACTTTGTTTGGAAGTTCTAAAAGCCAACTGAATCAAAATTAATTAGCAcaaaaaaaacaatttaaatttgatttggttCGATTTTCAGTTTGAACAAAATAAGACACCTCAATCAGTTGCCATTGAGATCATATGGATAGTTATTTCAACAGATTGCTTCCTGAACAACGTAATAGCCTGGAACAAATATGTTGATAATGGCATGAATTATCTATAAGATACATCATAGTGACAATGAACGTTTAAAATCTTCCAAGTCAGGGTTTCAACACTTGGCTGAAAT
The genomic region above belongs to Zingiber officinale cultivar Zhangliang chromosome 11A, Zo_v1.1, whole genome shotgun sequence and contains:
- the LOC122032139 gene encoding 5-amino-6-(5-phospho-D-ribitylamino)uracil phosphatase, chloroplastic-like; protein product: MADTLGASTSLVGHHLFYQRPLSNDINFKRRVSFFQLPVSEFMGLHLSVGPANSILTTRQKCTRFVDSAIKSQAMELTKQKKPSKENKWRIAQDLPYTSNTAGTSRLWPPANKADNPMIHNPLLRQERMGCGWFAVIFEWEGVIVEDDPELEKQAWLVLSEEEGRSPPLAFILKRIEGMKNEQAISEVLCWSRDPTELRRLASRKEEIYQNLKNGGFYQLRSGSQEFMTTLLTHKIPLALASTRPRNVLREGIEAVGVQSFFNVIVAAEDVYRGKPDPEMFLYTAQLLGFIPERCIVFGNSNSTVEAAHDARMKCVAVASKHPVYELRAANRVVNHLSELSVVDLKKLADIDWYEAEEPEVEMERE